Sequence from the Bacteroidota bacterium genome:
CCTTTTTAAGTAAGGAATTGTCGAGCAGATAACTCTGACCAGCATCACCCCGTTTAACATCTCTGGCAATCAACCGTCCATTGATATAAACAGATTGCAGTTCCCCCAGACTTTTAGCCAGCAGGGTCACTTTCAAACTGTCGTTAATCAGGGACAAATCAAACGTCCCACGGATAATGGCCAGATGCGCAGTATCCTGTTTAACCCGGTTTTCCGAATCCACTTCCTTAAAAGCAGCCTTCCACCCGGAATCATCAAAATCATATTGCACCAAAGTATTTATCGAAACACTGTCGGCAGCTAATTGTTTAAGGCCATTAATCGGAATCCGGTCTACTTTCTCAATATACCGGTCAGGTTCATGGGAAGCAGGATCGCCATTGCCAACTCCAATCATTTTAGCGGGCCCGTCAACAGAAAATTCAATTTCATTATTTGCAACAGGCACCAGCCTGCCTTTCTTATCGTTGGCCTGAACTGTAATGACAGAGACATCCTCACGATCGGCTTTCAGGATATTGCGGTCAGGTGTAAGCTGAAGGACAGCCGGTTCGCCGGTAGTTTCAACTTTCTCGCTGATCATTTCTTTTCCGCTTTTATAACCGCGAGCAAGTAAAGTGCCGGGTTCGTAGTTTACTTTCCATTCCAAATGAGAGTTGACCGGGGTGGTTTTCCTGCCCAGGCTTTTTTTATTGAGGAATAATTCCACCTCATCGCAATTGGAATAAGCCCAAACATCGACGGTTTGACCTTCTTTGCCTTTCCAGTTCCAGTGAGGCAAAAGATGCAGCACAGGCTTATCCGTCCACCAGGACTTAAGATAATAAAACATATCCTTTGGAAACCCGCATAAATCAAGTATTCCGCTTTGCGAGGCCACCTGCGGCCATCCATAAGGATTGGGTTCTCCTCTGTAATCAAAGCCTGTCCAAAAGAAAAGGCCGGAAAGGAAAGGACGGGCGGCATAAAACTTCAGACCGGTTTCCATGCTGGTGCCATTGTGCTTTCTATCTGTAGCTTCCATGTGGGCATTGGCTTTATCATCCTCGTATACGCCGCGTGTACTGCGTGAGGTTGTCTCCTCGGTGCCTACAGCCGGCTGGTTGGGAAATGCAGCATGTTGAGCATCTATATCGCCATTGAAAATATAATTATATCCCATCATATCGTTCACTGTAGAAGTACCATGGCCCCATCCACCGCTGGTTGCAACGGTGAAGCGGCGGGTCGAATCCAATTGCCGGGCAAAGGCCTGCATGGTTGAAGTGATGCGCGCACCTTTCTCATTTCCTTCAATAGCCCACTCCTCATTACCCAGCGACCAGATGAAAACGGAAGGATGATTTCTGTCCC
This genomic interval carries:
- a CDS encoding DUF4982 domain-containing protein, with amino-acid sequence VGTAIPDALQEFRIRKLKEMGANAFRCSHNPPTPELLDACDRLGMLVLDENRLMGSTPEHLELIKRMILRDRNHPSVFIWSLGNEEWAIEGNEKGARITSTMQAFARQLDSTRRFTVATSGGWGHGTSTVNDMMGYNYIFNGDIDAQHAAFPNQPAVGTEETTSRSTRGVYEDDKANAHMEATDRKHNGTSMETGLKFYAARPFLSGLFFWTGFDYRGEPNPYGWPQVASQSGILDLCGFPKDMFYYLKSWWTDKPVLHLLPHWNWKGKEGQTVDVWAYSNCDEVELFLNKKSLGRKTTPVNSHLEWKVNYEPGTLLARGYKSGKEMISEKVETTGEPAVLQLTPDRNILKADREDVSVITVQANDKKGRLVPVANNEIEFSVDGPAKMIGVGNGDPASHEPDRYIEKVDRIPINGLKQLAADSVSINTLVQYDFDDSGWKAAFKEVDSENRVKQDTAHLAIIRGTFDLSLINDSLKVTLLAKSLGELQSVYINGRLIARDVKRGDAGQSYLLDNSLLKKGKNVYAVVCHPLVKKNQWEALNTDPGLIQVIKPASTWKRSLFNGLAQVIIQTTGQPGEITLTATSPGLVKAVLKLQSKPAVLRRSL